One window of the Thunnus maccoyii unplaced genomic scaffold, fThuMac1.1, whole genome shotgun sequence genome contains the following:
- the LOC121893601 gene encoding PH and SEC7 domain-containing protein 1-like, translating into MIGVNSIHSTGRMRSRSLCSVRSGRDSRDTDPFRYPRTPRSRSLKPLAFPDLLGKTQDGQQHLQSRKKKTLYSSIKNEKLQWTIDEEELRKSMSELADVRTDSASHTMKRLGSGGNPLVGVAQQADGELYKNGFLVRKVHADPDGKRTPRGKRGWKSFYAMLKGLVLYLQKDEYRAERELTEEDVKNAVSIHHSLAMRAADYSKRPNVFYLRTADWRVFLFQAPNAEQMQSWITRINVVAAMFSAPPFPAAIGSQKRFSRPLLPGSNTKLSQDEQVKSHESRFRAVSSELADLTASTPDRKVKGRELEEQKLRQEYLEFEKTRYGTYAMLLRAKLSSGDEDLTAFESRLFDDGGLQRAHSSPTLPLDAAANKEKTRGTKTSKSLKVSSSTSKSDGGRDGSKKKNGGGNKRPETQKQSSRQDEAPQGQKQSV; encoded by the exons ATGATCGGCGTCAACAGCATCCACTCGACGGGCCGCATGCGGTCACGCTCGCTCTGTTCGGTCCGGAGCGGGCGAGACTCCAGGGACACCGACCCGTTCAGGTATCCCAGAACCCCCCGCTCCCGCTCCCTCAAACCGCTGGCGTTCCCCGACCTGCTGGGAAAAACCCAAGACGGACAGCAGCACCTGCAGAGCCGCAAGAAGAAG acgCTGTACAGCTCCATCAAGAACGAGAAGCTTCAGTGGACGAT CGATGAAGAAGAGCTGAGGAAGTCGATGTCAGAGCTGGCGGACGTTCGGACAGACTCCGCCTCCCACACAATGAAGCGGCTGGGGAGTGGAGGTAACCCGCTGGTGGGCGTCGCCCAGCAGGCCGACGGCGAGCTCTACAAGAACGGCTTCCTGGTCCGCAAAGTCCACGCCGACCCCGACGGAAAGAGAA CGCCACGGGGTAAGAGGGGATGGAAGTCTTTCTACGCCATGCTGAAGGGGCTGGTGCTCTACCTGCAGAAG GATGAGTATCGTGCGGAGCGCGAGCTGACGGAGGAGGACGTGAAGAACGCCGTGTCCATCCATCACTCGCTCGCCATGAGAGCCGCCGACTACAGCAAGAGACCCAATGTGTTCTACCTGAGAACCGCTGACTGGAGGGTGTTCCTGTTCCAGGCGCC GAACGCAGAGCAGATGCAGTCGTGGATCACACGCATCAACGTTGTAGCGGCCATGTTTTCCGCTCCACCTTTCCCGGCGGCGATCGGCTCCCAGAAGAGATTCAGTCGACCTCTGCTGCCGGGATCCAACACCAAACTGTCCCAG GACGAGCAGGTCAAATCCCACGAGAGCCGCTTCAGAGCCGTTTCCTCCGAGCTGGCCGACCTCACGGCCTCGACCCCGGACCGAAAGGTGAAAGGTCGCGAGCTGGAGGAGCAGAAACTCCGACAGGAGTACCTGGAGTTCGAG AAAACCCGCTACGGTACGTACGCCATGCTGCTGCGAGCCAAGCTGTCGAGCGGCGACGAGGACCTGACGGCCTTCGAGTCGCGGCTGTTTGACGACGGCGGCCTGCAGAGGGCGCACTCCAGCCCCACGCTGCCGCTGGACGCCGCCGCCAACAAGGAGAAGACACGCGGGACCAAGACGTCGAAAAGCTTAAAGGTCTCCTCCTCGACCTCCAAGAGCGACGGCGGCAGAGACGGAAGCAAGAAGAAGAACGGCGGCGGGAACAAGCGGCCCGAGACgcagaaacagagcagcaggCAGGACGAGGCGCCGCAAGGACAGAAACAAAGCGTGTAG